One window of Cohnella hashimotonis genomic DNA carries:
- a CDS encoding amidohydrolase family protein — MNDSLLITNATILTVNPQDEVIHDGALLIEKGRIADIGPTAALEDKYAGVERLDASGHVLLPGLVNLHLHSGLIRGTAEDLPVFEWLTKYVDPKHRALTEDIAFAAARLSYTEALLSGTTCVMDMYRFMHKCADAAETLGLRATLAPYVVDKPGMDYFESLDKNVQLVLDRNKTANGRIRVWFALEHLTYCTEDAYRKAAAYAEKYDTGIHTHGEESIEMARRLHAETGRWPVELFYDRGILGPRTVLAHCVWLQDSERELLARTGTAVAHCPVSNLKLASGIAPIKELLDLGVTVGIGTDGVKENNNLDMLEELKFVPLLQKARLLDATVIKAETALRMATIDGARALGLDGEIGSLEIGKKADLIAVDFRKHHLTPIIRGKYDNAVSNVVYSASGADVSHVFVDGKPLVLGRQLQTADADEIRLSAQSAAERLFELREPFVPV; from the coding sequence ATGAACGACAGCTTGCTGATTACGAATGCCACGATCCTGACGGTGAACCCCCAGGACGAAGTGATCCATGACGGCGCGCTGCTGATCGAGAAGGGGCGAATTGCGGACATCGGACCGACAGCGGCCCTGGAAGACAAATACGCCGGCGTCGAACGATTGGATGCGTCCGGCCACGTCCTGCTGCCGGGTCTCGTCAACCTTCATCTGCACTCGGGACTGATACGGGGGACCGCAGAGGACCTGCCGGTGTTCGAATGGCTGACCAAATACGTCGATCCGAAGCATCGCGCATTGACGGAGGATATCGCATTTGCCGCGGCGCGCCTCAGCTATACCGAGGCGCTCCTGTCCGGCACGACCTGCGTGATGGACATGTACCGCTTCATGCATAAATGCGCGGATGCGGCAGAGACGCTCGGCCTGCGCGCCACGCTTGCGCCCTACGTCGTCGACAAGCCCGGCATGGATTACTTCGAGTCCCTCGACAAAAACGTGCAGCTCGTGCTGGACCGCAACAAGACGGCAAACGGCAGAATCCGGGTGTGGTTCGCGCTGGAGCATCTGACTTACTGCACGGAGGACGCTTACCGCAAAGCCGCCGCGTATGCCGAAAAGTACGACACCGGCATCCATACCCACGGAGAAGAGTCGATCGAGATGGCGAGGCGGCTGCATGCCGAGACCGGCCGGTGGCCCGTCGAGCTGTTCTATGACCGCGGCATCCTCGGGCCCAGGACCGTGCTCGCGCACTGCGTCTGGCTGCAGGATTCGGAGCGGGAACTGCTCGCCCGCACCGGCACCGCGGTGGCGCATTGTCCGGTCAGCAATCTGAAGCTCGCCTCCGGCATCGCGCCGATCAAAGAGCTGCTCGATCTCGGCGTCACGGTCGGCATCGGAACCGACGGCGTAAAGGAAAACAACAATCTCGACATGCTTGAGGAGCTGAAGTTCGTACCGCTGCTGCAGAAGGCCCGGCTGCTCGACGCGACGGTCATCAAGGCGGAGACTGCGCTGCGGATGGCGACGATCGACGGCGCGCGGGCGCTCGGGCTCGACGGCGAGATCGGATCGCTCGAGATCGGCAAGAAGGCGGACCTCATCGCCGTCGATTTTCGCAAGCATCACCTGACCCCGATCATCCGGGGCAAGTACGACAATGCGGTAAGCAATGTGGTGTATTCGGCTTCGGGCGCGGACGTGAGCCATGTGTTCGTCGACGGCAAGCCGCTCGTGCTCGGCCGCCAGCTTCAGACGGCCGACGCCGACGAGATACGCTTATCCGCGCAATCCGCGGCGGAGCGCCTGTTCGAGCTGCGCGAGCCGTTCGTTCCTGTCTGA
- a CDS encoding SDR family NAD(P)-dependent oxidoreductase yields MMDLAGKKVLIAGGASGIGKAAAEAFKRAGAETAVFDIAFQKERLADGDIELPVDLSDSDTVAAAFDRLGRHWGGLDVLINNVGIELVAGLEDTTEAAWDRLMNVNLKSVFLCCKAALPMLRASRGCIVNTASQLAFVGAGSFTAYTASKAAVVNFTRSLALETAADGVRVNCICPGAIDTPLLRRQFEGRRGPQGTIDDLIAMHPLGRLGRPEEIASCILFLSSPLASFVTGSAMLADGGYTIQ; encoded by the coding sequence ATGATGGATCTGGCGGGCAAGAAGGTGCTGATCGCCGGCGGCGCGAGCGGCATCGGCAAGGCTGCTGCCGAAGCCTTTAAACGGGCCGGTGCAGAGACGGCCGTTTTCGATATCGCTTTTCAAAAGGAACGGTTGGCGGACGGCGATATAGAGCTGCCGGTCGATCTGTCCGATTCCGATACGGTAGCGGCGGCGTTCGATAGACTGGGGCGGCACTGGGGTGGACTTGACGTCCTGATTAACAATGTAGGCATCGAGCTGGTGGCCGGCTTGGAAGACACGACGGAAGCGGCGTGGGACCGGCTCATGAACGTCAATCTCAAGAGTGTGTTTCTATGCTGCAAGGCGGCGCTGCCCATGCTGAGAGCTTCGCGCGGCTGTATCGTCAACACGGCTTCCCAGCTCGCCTTCGTCGGCGCCGGAAGCTTCACGGCCTATACCGCTTCCAAAGCTGCGGTCGTCAACTTCACGCGCAGCCTGGCGCTGGAGACGGCGGCAGACGGCGTGCGCGTCAATTGCATCTGCCCGGGCGCGATCGATACGCCGCTGCTGCGCAGGCAGTTCGAAGGCAGGCGCGGGCCGCAGGGCACGATCGACGATCTCATCGCGATGCATCCGCTCGGCCGGCTTGGACGTCCGGAGGAGATCGCGAGCTGCATTCTTTTTCTGAGCAGCCCGCTTGCGTCCTTCGTAACGGGAAGCGCGATGCTGGCGGACGGCGGATATACGATTCAATAA
- a CDS encoding 8-oxoguanine deaminase translates to MRTLLIKNARNIITMDKDGSAYPGGSLYAVDQQIVAIGNQIPYETADTVIDATGKIVYPGLINTHHHLYQNLTRNIPFVQKTELFDWLITLYDIWRCLRPEDIYLSAKVGLGELLKSGCTTAADHFYCFPSGISGELIDEEIRAAAELGIRFFPTRGSMSLGRSKGGLPPDEVCQSEDIILRDSRRLIETYHDPGRFAMLRVGVAPCSPFSITSDLLRESASLARSYGVRMHTHLAETKDEDDFCREKLGMRPLEFMETNGWVGPDVWYAHGIYFNDEEIGRLAHHGCGVAHCPCSNMKMGSGVMPIVKMLQAGVKVGLGVDGSASNDGSNMLGEVRAAHLLHNLMHGTTDVGAEDCLRVATIGSARVLGWADDIGSLEVGKAADLFMIDSRQLAYAGALHNDATLPVLAGLSQTVDTTIVGGKVVVREGRLVGVEEEELAWKAQAASGRLLNEASLRTKIDYRRMRANRSYPNF, encoded by the coding sequence ATGCGAACGCTCCTCATCAAAAACGCGAGAAATATTATAACGATGGACAAGGACGGCAGCGCCTACCCCGGCGGAAGCCTTTACGCGGTAGATCAGCAGATCGTGGCGATCGGAAATCAAATTCCCTACGAAACCGCGGATACGGTCATCGACGCGACCGGAAAAATCGTGTATCCGGGCCTCATCAACACGCATCACCATCTTTATCAAAACCTTACGCGCAACATTCCGTTCGTTCAAAAGACCGAGCTGTTCGACTGGCTGATCACGCTATACGATATCTGGCGCTGTCTGCGCCCGGAAGACATCTATTTGAGCGCGAAGGTCGGTCTCGGCGAACTGCTCAAGAGCGGCTGTACGACGGCTGCGGATCACTTCTATTGCTTTCCGAGCGGTATCTCCGGGGAACTGATCGACGAAGAAATTCGGGCGGCCGCTGAGCTCGGGATCCGATTTTTTCCGACGCGCGGCTCGATGTCGCTCGGACGCTCCAAAGGAGGCTTGCCGCCGGACGAGGTATGCCAGAGCGAGGACATCATTTTGAGAGATTCGCGCCGCTTGATCGAGACGTATCACGATCCGGGCCGATTCGCGATGTTGCGTGTCGGCGTCGCGCCGTGCTCGCCCTTTTCGATCACGTCGGACCTGCTGCGCGAATCGGCGAGCCTCGCCCGCAGCTATGGCGTGCGGATGCATACGCATCTGGCGGAGACGAAGGACGAAGACGATTTTTGCCGGGAGAAGCTCGGCATGCGGCCGCTCGAATTCATGGAAACGAATGGCTGGGTCGGTCCGGACGTCTGGTACGCGCACGGCATTTACTTCAATGACGAAGAGATCGGCCGGCTCGCGCATCACGGCTGCGGCGTCGCGCACTGTCCATGCAGCAATATGAAAATGGGCTCCGGCGTCATGCCGATCGTCAAGATGCTGCAGGCCGGCGTCAAGGTCGGTCTCGGCGTGGACGGTTCGGCATCGAACGACGGCTCGAACATGCTCGGCGAAGTGCGCGCCGCGCACTTGCTTCACAATCTGATGCACGGCACGACGGACGTCGGCGCGGAAGATTGCCTGCGTGTCGCGACGATCGGATCGGCGCGCGTGCTCGGATGGGCGGACGATATCGGCTCGCTGGAAGTCGGCAAGGCTGCTGATTTGTTTATGATCGATTCGCGGCAGCTCGCTTATGCCGGCGCGCTTCATAACGACGCGACGCTGCCCGTGCTGGCGGGCTTGTCGCAGACCGTCGATACGACGATCGTCGGCGGCAAGGTCGTCGTCAGGGAAGGCCGACTCGTCGGCGTCGAGGAAGAGGAGCTGGCATGGAAGGCACAGGCGGCTTCCGGCCGACTGCTTAATGAGGCATCGCTGAGGACGAAGATCGATTACCGTCGCATGCGTGCCAATCGGAGCTATCCGAACTTCTGA